A stretch of DNA from Phycisphaerae bacterium:
GCGTTGCAAAGTATCGGGAGAAAGCCCAACGACACCGCTCAATCTTGAAAGCCAATCGAAGTGTGGTTCCGCGTCCTGCACCAGGTAGATTTCGAACCGACCGCACGTACTCACGACCACGCGCTCTTCGGCAATCGTTCCTAATCGAGAGAGAAGATCGATCACGCGATCGGGGCCCGCGGTGAGCTGCTCACGAACCGCCAGCGCCGCCGATTTGTGGGTCGCGCCGACGTAATGCAGTCTCGAGATCATGGCAGCACCTGGAGTGAAATCGTCTTGACGGTCGGTTGCTCGCTGCCGGTGATCGAAACGCGCCGGGCCGGGCGATCGGTGAGACGTTGATAGAAATCGCTGAGGCTTTCGTCGCCGCGCCGCTGCCTGGACCAGCTTGCCAGGAGCGGGTGAAGCACTTGCACCAGTTCGTCTGTCGGCACATCGGCCGCGAATAAGTCGGCGACGCGATCACCGGGCATTCCCCCGCCGACATAGACGTGATAGACGTCCGGCTTGCGACCGACAAAAGCGATGTCGGCGGTGTACGGGCGGGCACAGCCGTTCGGGCAACCGGTCATTCGCAGAGTAATCGGCGCGTCACGGAGACCGAGCGACGTCAGTTCCGCCTCGAAGCGGTCGACGACCGAGCGCATGAGCCGCTCGCTCTCCGCCATCGCCAGCCCGCACGTCGGGAGGGCCGGGCAGGCCATTGAGAATCGCCGCGCGGCCGATAGCTGCTCGACCGGTTTGACGCCGTTGGCCTGCATCGATTGTTCGACGTCGCTGATTGCCGCCTCGTCGAGATCGGTGAGCAACAGGTTTTGATGCGGGGAGAGTCGAATTCCGGGGCGGTGCTTCGCAATCATCTCGCGCAGCGCCGACTTCATGCGAACGCCGTCACGATCGATGATCCGCCCATTCTCAATGAAGATTCCGTAAAACCATTTTCCGCCGCCCTGGGGATGGCGACCCAGATGATCGTGGAAACTCGGCGGCGGCAACGGTCGCGACGGGACGAGCGTCCATGAAACCCGCCGCCGAAACTCCTCAGCGAACCGATCGATGCCCCATTCCGCGAGCAAATACTTCAACCGCGAATGTCGCCGGTCTGCGCGATTTCCGTGATCGCGGAAAATCGCGGCGACCGTCTTGACGGCTTCGACGGCGTGCTCCGGCGCAATGAAGCCGAGAGGTTGAGCCAGGGCGGCCATCGTGTCGGCCTTGCCGTGCGTCATCCCCATCCCACCGCCGACGAGGACGTTGAAGCCGACGACGTGTCCGCCCTCCACGATGGCGATCAGCCCGCAGTCGTAGTTGTAGATGTCCACGCAGTTGTCGCTGTCGAGGGCGATGCCGGTCTTGAACTTGCGCGGCAGGTAGGTGTCGCCGTAAAAGGGCTCCTCGTCCTGCGTCGAGGTGACTTCTTCCTCGTCGAGCCAGATCTCGTGGTACGCGCGGCTGGCAGGGCGCAGTTCCTTCGCAATCTGCGAGGCGATCTCGCGGAGCAGCCGGTGCGGCGGATCATCCAGCGGGGCCGGGCAGGCCATCACGTTGCGTTCAACATCGCCGCAGGCAGAGAGCGTCGTGAGCAGCGTCTGGTTGATCTCCGCGATCGTCGCCTTCAGGTTGGTCTTCAAAACCCCGTGAAGCTGGAAGCCTTGCCGCGTCGTGACCCGCAGCGACCCGTTCGCGTGGCGATCCGCCATTTCATCGAGGGCGAGGTACTGCTCCGCTGAGACGACGCCCCCGGGAATGGCCATGCGGACCATAAACTGATGCGCCTTGTCCTGCCCGCTGTCGCGCAGCTCGCGCCGCTGATCGCGATCATCCTGCTGATAGGTCCCGTGAAACTTGAGCAGCGTCGCCTCGGTCTCGTCGAAGTGCGTGGCGGGACCGGCCAGTGTCTCGCGAATCGTTCCGCGCAGATGTCGGCTGGCACGTTTAAAGCCTTCAACTTTGGATTCCTTCGTTCCCTTCGTCTCAGCCATGGACTGTCCCTTAGTTCCTAATTGCGAATGGCGAATTGCGAATAGCGAAAGAAAAGGCGCCACAGCCCTTTCCGTCATTCGCTATTCGATATTCGCTATTCGGCATTTGCCTAGATTCCGTCGCCGTGCAGTCCGCATTCCGTCTTCGTCGTGCCCGTCCAGCGGCCCGCCCTCGTGTAGTCGCCGATCTGCGACCCCTCGACAGGCTTCGTGCAGTGCGTACATCCGAGCGTCGGGTAGCCGCGCTCGTGCAGTTCGTTGTACGGCACTTCGTGGGACTGTACGTATTCCCAGACCTGTTGGCGATCCCATGACACCAGCGGGTTGAACTTGATCAACTGAAACTTCCAGTCCCACTCCATGACCCGCAGCGCCGCGCGCGTCTCGGACTGGCTCCGCCGCAGCCCCGTCACCCACACATCCGCCCCGGTCAGGACCTCGTTCATGGGGTCCACCTTGCGGATCTTGCAGCATTGATCGGGATTGTTCTTCCACAGTTCGGGCCCGAAGTGCTCGGCCTGCTCTTCGGGCGTGAGCGTCGTGCCGCGGTTGATGAAGGAAAGATGCGGATAGCGCTCGGCCAGCCGGTCGCGCAGCGCGTACGTCTCAGGGAAGAAGAACATCGTGTCGAGGTAAATGATGTCCAGCGGCCGGCGATGCCGGGCATACATGTCAATCAGCGCGCAGCCTTCCATGCCGAAGGAGGTCGTGATGACGAGGTTGCGATCGCCGAATCGCTCCAGGCTCCAGGCGACCAGCTCCTGCGGCGTGCTTGTCTCGCCGAGCTTCGTCGTCGGCGGCGGTATCAGAACAGGCAGTCCCACGATTGCTACTCCTCACTGAGCGCCCATGGGCGCGGGTAAAAAACAAAGCGGCCCTCAGGAACCATCCTGAAGGCCGCTTGAATTCGCATTCGATTCAAACTAGCGGTGCGCGATCGCCGTCAGGACGCTCCTCCATTGTTCGTCTGACAACAACACATGCATCGGCCGACCAGACCGGAGCCGCAAACAAGGGCGGGCTTGGACATGAGACATCTGGTCAACATGGCAATTATCTTAGAGTATTCCGCAGGGGGAGTCAAGGATGAAGAGTAGCCGCCCCCGGCTGCTTTCGATGGAGATCAGCCGCCCTCGGCTGATCTCCTTAACTCGACCCCAGGCTCCGCTCGACCAGATCACAGATGATATGGTACGCCACCTGATGGAGCTGCTGGATCTGGTAGGTGACCTCGGCGGGGGCTTTGAAGCACACGTCGCAAAGCGCGGCGAGCTTGCCACCTGACGAACCCGTAAACCCCAGCACCTTACCGCCCCGGTCTTTGGCCGCATTGGCCGCCTCAACAATGCTGGTGCTATTACCGCTGGTACTGATCGCCCAAAGCACGTCCCCTGGCCGAAGATGGGCCTCGACCTGTCGCGCGAAGACGCGGTCATACCCAAAGTCGTTGGCGATCGCCGTCAAGTTGCTCGTGTTCGTCGTCAGGGCGAGGCAGTTGAACGCCTTGCGGTCGCGCTGGTAGCGACCGGCGAGTTCCCCGGCGATGTGCTGCGCATCGGCGGCCGACCCGCCATTGCCGCAGACGAGGACGGCCCCGCCGGAGCGGAGGGCGTCGATAACCATGGCGCCCGCGTCGGCGATCTGAGCGATGGCGGAGTCTCCGAGGCGGTTCATGGCCGCCTGCGAATCGGCGATGATCTGACGTATGACTGTGTGGGTGTTCATAGCCTGCACGATGGTTAGTGGGCGATCGGTCCCAATGAAAGCAAGGATTGTAGCGGATACTGGATTGCACGAGATTGTCGGGACCGCGACCACATCGCCTATGGCCGCCGCCACCTCGCGCTCAACATCCGAGAGGACAGATACTTGCGCGGCATCCGAATCTGCTGGGAAGAAGGGTTGCCTCGCCGTTGTTTAACAAGGTGGGACACTTGGTTACGTCCTATTATCTGTTGGAGACCATGCACTCCGTGGGGAGCCCGCGGCCCCGGAGGGAGCGACCGAAATACTCGCCTTAATCCATTCGGCCCATCCCTTCCCTCCCGGCAGACCGCCGCGGCCCCGTCCAGACGGATGCACCCTCTCGACGTGAAAGCGGCGCGTCGAGATCACTCGCCATGATCCCGCCAGCAAGGAGGTCGGTTTCATGTTTCTACCCCGGCGCAAGTTTTCTCATTTCGGTTTAACGCCCATTGAGGTCCTCGTCTCGCTCGGGGCCGTGTCGCTGCTGGCCGGAGTGGTGGCGGCCGGCGCCAATGGCGGCAGCCAGTCGGATCGCCGGAATCGGTGTCTGGGCAATCTGCGGACGATTATGCAGACCGCGCTGACGTACGCGGAGAATGACCCCAAAAACATTCTGGGGCCGGTGCATCCTGAAGGAGACAGCTTTTGGTACGAAGGATACGCCGAGTATGGCGGCGGACCCGGCACTATGAACTATGTCGGGTGGGGTGAAGAGTTCGACCCGCGAACTCGGCCGTTTAACGAAATGCTCTACGGTCTGGAGTTCGGGGAAGCGGGAGTGTCCAATACCGCACCGGGCGATCCCGCGTTCTATAGGGAATTCCTGTGCGCCGGGCTGGACCAAGGCTGGCAGTCTTGGCCGGACTTTCTAACCGACCCGCGCGAGACGGAAACAGCCTATTTTAAAGCCAACGGTACGTCTTATAGGATGAACAACCTGCCGTTTTACGATGACCAGTCGATTGGGATTTATGGAAGACCGGCGCATCGCATTCCAGCACCCTCAAAGACGATCTCTTTCATGGAGGCCCGTGTCTTCCAAACAGCCTGGACGAACGACATTTGGGGTTCACTCGAACCGGGCGAGCTAACTGGTTATCACCATAGGCTCGGCTACTTCAACGTCTCCTATGCAGACGGACATGTCGAGTTCGCCGATTTCGGCGACGGTACTTTTTTTGAACAACCTCCCGACATGGGTGACCTCTCCTTTTTGTTCTGGAGGGGAACCTGGGGACGAATGGACTGCCTTCCCGAGTCACCCAGCGGCGACGGCAGTTTCTTGGCACGATCATCGGGTCGGCTTACGCCCCAGACCAGTGTCTTGAGGAGGGTCGGGGAATGACCCATCAGCGAACAATCTTTCGACCCCACTGCAACCAATTGCTGAACTCTTTGATCGTCGGCGTGGTTGTCATAATTCCTGCTTTCTTGTCCAGCGCTGCCGAGCCGTTTCGAGTCGCCGACATCCGGAACGCGGCCGGTCCGGCGACGAGCGAAACGTCTTTTCTCGGCGAATTCGTGGAGGGCGATGCCGGCCAGTTCTTTTTCGTCTGCGACGGCCCCGACGGCGTCGAGTTGTACAAAAGCGACGGGATGCCCGAAGGAACGACCCTGATTCGCGATGTTCGGCCCGGTCCTGAAGGTTCCTATCCGCATGACCTGCTCGTTATCGATGGCGAACTCTACTTCGCCGCCAACGACGGAATACACGGCGAGGCCCTATGGAAAAGCGACGGAACAGCAGCCGGCACGGTCGTCGTGAGGGCGTTTGTCCTGTTTGACTCAACGTGCTTTGTCCGGTCGTTGACCAACATCGGAAGTACGCTCCTTTTTGTCGCCAACGAAGAAGAGACCGGGCAGGAATTGTGGCAATCGGACGGCACCCCGGAAGGAACGGAAATCGTCAAAGATATCCGCCTCGGTCCGTTCGGCTCTGGACCAGAACACTTCTTTGTCTTCAACGACACCCTTTATTTTGCGGCCGATGACGGCACGCATGGGATTGAATTTTGGAGAAGCGACGGCACAGGATCCGGGACGCAAATGCTCGCCGACATCCAACCCGGACCGATGGACAGCGATCCGCATGATTTCACCGAAGTGAATGGAACCTTGTACTTCGTTGCGGATGACGGAATGCACGGTTTGCAATTGTGGCGAACGAACGGAGCCGAGAGCGATACGCTCATGTTGACCTCGTCGTTGCCCGGAGTGGTCGTGTCGAATCCACGCCAATTCGTGCCTTGGAATGAAGAGTTGTTTTTCATTGCGGATGTAAGCACTATCTCGCATGAGGACGACCAATTGTGGAAGACCGACGGTACTGTTTCGGGAACCACAATGGTCCAGCCTTTGCCTTGGAGTAACAATCACGCCCATCGAATTGAATCGGTTACGCCGTCAGAAGGGTACCTTTTTTTCGCCGCTGAGCGCATCTTTTCAGATTATCGCAACCTATGGCGGACGGACGGCACATCGTCCGGCACCCAGGAGGTTCCGATCAATCTACCGCTGCACGAAGGATACAATCCGATCGGTCTAAAGGCATGGGGCGAAACTGTTTACTTTTCGGCCGGCGGTTGGGAATTATTCAAGAGCAACGGAACGGGGACACAATTAGTAAAGGACATTCGCCCCGGAAGCCTGCCTTCGTTGCCGACTCCGCTCTTCCTGTTTGGAGAGAAACTCATTTTCGGCGCGAACAATGGGACAATTGGACGAGAACTATGGACGAGCGATGGAACAGAAAGCGGCACAGTAATGGTCAAGGACATTCGTGCCGGCGCGGCCTCATCTGCGCCACGCATGTTTCAGGAACGAAATTCCATGTTTCTCTTCGAAGCCAAACTCGCTACCGGGGACCTTCAACTTTGGCGAACTGACGGCACAGAAACAGGAACTCGGCTGGTCCACGACATCCAACCCGCCTTTTCCCATTCCTCCCCTCATTCCATCACCGGCGCAGGCGATGATGTCCTATTCGCCGCCACAGACAATGCCGACCAAACAGAATTGTGGAAAAGCGATGGGCACGTGACCCAGCGCGTCATGCCTGCGGGCAGCCCGCCGTGGTCGCCGCGCTATCTGGCAAGCCATCGAAAGGCGGCCTACTTTGCGGCCGGAGGCCCGGGCGGCGTCGAACTTTGGAAATCCGACGGTTCCCAGACGGGGACGCTTCAGGTGAAAGACGTTAATCCGTCCGGCGATTCGCTGCCCGAGTATTTCACCGTACTGGGGGAGGAAGTTTATTTCAGGGCCTACACTGAACGGCACTACTCACTCTGGAAGACCGACGGTACGGAGGCCGGTACGCAGCCCGCCGTGGATATTTGGGCAAACTCGGATTCTTCATTAAGCGAAGTCGCGGCCGCCAATGGCATCCTTTTCCTCGCCGCCGACGACGGTCTCCACGGTCTCGAACTCTGGCGGAGCGACGGCACGCCCGAGGGCACGACGATGATCCTCGATATTGTCCCGGGATCGGACGGCGCCGAAGTCGAACGGCTGACCGGCGTGGGTGACCGGGTCTTCTTCACGGCGGCGAGTGACGATTTCGGCGCGGAGTTGTGGGTCAGCGATGGAACGAGCGCCGGAACCCGCCTCGTGCGCGACATCCGGCCGGGCCCCCTCGGTTCCAGGCCGCACGATCTCGCGGCCGTCGGCAACGTCTGTTTTTTTGCCGCCAACGACGGCATCCACGGCATCGAACTCTGGCGGTCCGACGGCACGCCGGAGGGCACGCTGATGGTACGCGACATTGCCGCGGGCGAGGACAGTTCGCATCTGGGGAGTATCGTTCAGATTCCCGGCCTTTCCCTCGCACTGTTGGCGGCATACGACGCGGATCACGGCGTCGAATTGTGGCGATCGGACGGTACGGAGGCCGGCACCTACCAAATGGCCGACCTCGCGCCGGGCCCGGCGTCTTCGAATCCGACCGGCCTGGCCGTGAGCGGCGATTTGCTCTTCTTCCAGGCGAACGATCAAGTCAGCGGCCGGGAACTTTGGGCCCTGAATACCAAGGACATCGACGCTGATGGCCTCGCCAACGGAAATGACAATTGCCCGTTGCACGCGAATCCGCTTCAACAGGATATGGATAGTGATGGGATCGGCAATTTCTGCGATCCTTGCCCCGAGCGCATGACCGGCGATGTGAGCGGGGATGATTCGATCAGCGTTGCGGACATTGAGCCGCTCTCAGCGATATTGATCGATCCGGACGCGGCCGATGTCGAGGACCTCTGTCCCGCGGACGTGAACCGCGACGGCAAGGTTGATGGTGGCGACATCGCCGCCTTCACCGCCTGCCTCCTGGGGGGCGCGTGCCCGTGAGGGACCGACCGCGGATTCAGATGGCTCTGATCAAATCGCCTGCATGCGCTTCCACAACTCGGCGGCGACGGTCGGCGCGCGATGCAGGATGTGCGACGCCTCGATGCTGACCGGCTTGCGGTTGCGCAGCGCCCAGGCGCCGTCGATCAATACGTCGTGGACATGCTGGGGCCCCAGAGCGAAAAGCACATGCCCCGCAACGTTTTCGGCGGTCAGGGGAGTTGAAGGGATGTAGTCCGTCACGACGACATCCGCCGCCGCGCCAGGCTCCAGGCGACCCAGCGTTCGGTCCAGCAGGCGCCCCGCGGTCCGAGCCGACTGTGCGAGCATTCCTACAATATCCGTCGGCGACAGACCGGCCCGCGCGTCGCGGCTCTTGAACCACGCGGCCCCCGCTTCGGTCAGCATGTCGCTGCCGATTCCGTCGGTGCCGAGGAGAAGGCTTGAGGCTTGAGGCTTGAGGCTTGAGGAAGCGGGCGACGTCGCGCTTGCCTTGAGGAAACTCCCGATCGGAGCGTAGCCGACCTGGTTGTTCATATTCGAGCGCGGGTTGTGGGCGATTGCGGCGACCTCGGAGGCGATCCGCGCGGCATCCGGCTCGGCCAGGTGCGTGCAGTGGCCGAGAATGGATCGGGCGGCAACGTCGCCCTCGCCGAGGATGCCGCTCCGTGTGAGCCGTTCGACGAGCGGCGCGCCGTATTTCTCCCGGCAGATGCGATCGTCGCAGGGATCCTCGGCGACATGGATGTGAACGCCGGTCTGGAACTCGGCGGCGAGTCGCGCGCACGCCACAAGGGAGTCGTCGCTGAGCGTGAACGCGGCGTGCGCCCCCACGAGCGCGGCGAACCAGCCATCCGATCGCCCGCGGCAGCGCTCCAGATATCGACGATTCTCCTCGAGGCCTGCGCTGGCGCCCGCATGGCCGTTCCGATCTGTCGTTTCGTAACAGAGCACCGCGCGGAGTCCGACAAGATCGATTCCGTTTTCGAGGGCGTCGAGGCTGCCGGGGATGCAGCTCGGCGAGGCGTGGTGGTCGATCAACGTGGTGGTCCCGCAGCGCAGGGCATCCAGCGCACCGATCGCTCCGCTGACTTTCACGGACTCCACGTCGTGGGCGCGATCGAGCCGCCACCACACCAGTTCAAGAATCTCGTGAAAGTTGGCGGGCGCTCGTGGCGGAGGCGGCATGCCCACCGCCAGGGCGCTGTAAAGGTGCGTATGGCCGTTGACGAGGCCGGGCAGGATGACCGCGCCGTGGCAGTCGATGATCTCGTCGCCGGGTTGGGGCGTGACGCGATCGCCGACGGAATGAATGGAATCGCCTTCAATGCGGATCGAGCCGGGCGACGCGCCCGGGGGGTCAAGGTGCAGCAGTACTGCGTTGGTCAGTGTAAGGGACATGATACAAGGCCGCGCCAAACTAAAAGAGATTCACCACAGAGGCACAGAGACACAGAGTACGAACTGAGAGAGATAATAAGGAAACCTCCATAATCAATTCCCCCTCGCGTACAGAACATTCAAAGCACCATCCGGCGTATCCCGTCTCGGAGGTACGGAGTATTGAAGTTCAGGAGGAGCCCTCTCGTCTTATTTTGCAGACGGAGATACGTTAGCAACTGCGCGTCATGGACCGGTAGCAAGGCTTCGACCGACTTAATTTCGACGATGACTTGATCCTCGACCAAGAGGTCCAAACGATAGCCGCATCCAATGGCGTGCCCACGGTAAACGACGGGTACATCAAGCTGCGATCGAAATGAAACCCCTCGTTCGGAGAGCTCATACTCCAGACAGGCTTGGTACGCCGATTCCAAGAGACCGGGTCCCAGCGCCTTATGCACAGCGATTGCCGCTCCAATGATCGCCGCGGTGATGGGATCGGCGTCCTTTGTTTGTTGGCCAGTGGTTGTCACCGCAAACTGCATACAAAACGACCTCGCCGGTTTGGTCCTCCAAGAGTGCTCCCATCGTTAGAGGGCCGTAATCTTAATAAGAAATGGGCAATACGTACAAATCCATTTCGCAGCGTCTCTGTGGCTCTGCGCCTCTGTGGTGAGGTTCTTCATCTTGCGAGAACGAATTCCCCGATGAAATTCGCGTAGCGCTCGGCCAGCGCGTCCGGGATATGCGGTCGCGTCCACGTCAGGCTCAGATTCAGGTTATCGCCGTAACGGCTGAAGACCGGGTTCCAGCCCGGCGGCGTGGTGGAGGGTCCGCCGCCCCAGATGTTGGTGACCTCCGCGCCGGCAAAACGGCGCAGGGGACGATCAATTTCACCGTAATATGAAAAGCCGGACGAATACGCCGCCCCCGCGAACGCAAATCGAAAAAGAGCGGGGTAAAACCATGCGTGGATCAGCGCCGCGGCCTCCAGCAGGGCCCATTGGGCCTTGTCGCCGCGCACTTCCAGAAAGGCTTGCAATTGCATTTGAATATCCGACCCCAGCGCCGCAAGGTCGCCGACTTTGCCGCGGTCGACAACAAGCGTCGGCGTCACGAGAAAGTTGCCGGTCATCGGCCGAGAAATTGCCTCATCCCCCGGGGGCGTGATTCGCACCTTCATTGGAAACGTGATGGCAAACTCCTGCGTGTCGAACCCTTCCTCGCGGTAGACACGGTCGAGCGCCTGAAGGACGATGGCCGCCAGGTATCGGCCGTACAGTGCCGGGCCGGGCGGCATCGTTTGGTGGGCCCTTTCACGAATTCGCTCGAAGTCCTGACCGCGCCAGCAGCGATGCAGGAACTGATAGGACTCGACGCGCTGGGCTGGTGCTGCGACGACGTGCCGGACCTGCGATCGGGCCGGCGATTTCTGGGCCGAGAGGCCGCGCATCATGAACCGGACCCGCGCGAGGGGCGACATCTGCGCCAGGACCTCCACCGAGGGGTCGTCCGCGGGCAGAAGCGACTGCGACGGATCATTCGTGCCGTCGAAATGTCGTCCGAGTTCGGAGAGAAACCATTGCGCCCCCTCTGCATCCATGAGGAAGTGCGGCCAACGCAGGCATAGTCGTGTCCGGTCTCCGGGAAGCGCGTATTGCTCCAGGCGCACCTGTGGCCCGCGCGACAAATCCCAGTCCGGCCCGTATCGCCTCGTACAAAGCTGATTCAACCGCGCTGTCGCGTCGGGGTCCGCGCGAAGATCGTCATAGACGTGGGCCCTTTCGGCGGCGACGTCGGCATCCGAAGTTGACGAAGGCAATTTCCAAAACGGCCGAAGTCGCAGCGGCGATATGCCCAGCGAGGCCAATGTGACGGGATAGGCGGTCATCACCGCCGTCAGTGCCTGGCGAACGGCGGCGGGATCAACGATCCCCTCGACATCGACCATCATGAAGGCGATATTGCCGCCGCGCTGCCGGCGGGCCAGCCAGCGATGATGCCCGTAGATGCAGCAATCGCACGGATTGAGGCAAATGCGTCGCCGGGATGTCATGGTGCTGCGCCTCGCGGAGTGGGATTCGCGGCGGTTACCGGCGGCCAGAAATGCAGGCGCGGCGTGGTGAAGGGCTCTCGAAATCGAAACCGCATGGCGGTCACGTGATGTTCCGCGCTCACCTCGACGATCTCGGCAATAAAATCACGCGTCTCGAATTGCTGGCCGCGGCGCGGGT
This window harbors:
- a CDS encoding SIS domain-containing protein translates to MNTHTVIRQIIADSQAAMNRLGDSAIAQIADAGAMVIDALRSGGAVLVCGNGGSAADAQHIAGELAGRYQRDRKAFNCLALTTNTSNLTAIANDFGYDRVFARQVEAHLRPGDVLWAISTSGNSTSIVEAANAAKDRGGKVLGFTGSSGGKLAALCDVCFKAPAEVTYQIQQLHQVAYHIICDLVERSLGSS
- a CDS encoding GxxExxY protein codes for the protein MQFAVTTTGQQTKDADPITAAIIGAAIAVHKALGPGLLESAYQACLEYELSERGVSFRSQLDVPVVYRGHAIGCGYRLDLLVEDQVIVEIKSVEALLPVHDAQLLTYLRLQNKTRGLLLNFNTPYLRDGIRRMVL
- a CDS encoding phosphoadenylyl-sulfate reductase; this encodes MGLPVLIPPPTTKLGETSTPQELVAWSLERFGDRNLVITTSFGMEGCALIDMYARHRRPLDIIYLDTMFFFPETYALRDRLAERYPHLSFINRGTTLTPEEQAEHFGPELWKNNPDQCCKIRKVDPMNEVLTGADVWVTGLRRSQSETRAALRVMEWDWKFQLIKFNPLVSWDRQQVWEYVQSHEVPYNELHERGYPTLGCTHCTKPVEGSQIGDYTRAGRWTGTTKTECGLHGDGI
- a CDS encoding amidohydrolase family protein, whose translation is MSLTLTNAVLLHLDPPGASPGSIRIEGDSIHSVGDRVTPQPGDEIIDCHGAVILPGLVNGHTHLYSALAVGMPPPPRAPANFHEILELVWWRLDRAHDVESVKVSGAIGALDALRCGTTTLIDHHASPSCIPGSLDALENGIDLVGLRAVLCYETTDRNGHAGASAGLEENRRYLERCRGRSDGWFAALVGAHAAFTLSDDSLVACARLAAEFQTGVHIHVAEDPCDDRICREKYGAPLVERLTRSGILGEGDVAARSILGHCTHLAEPDAARIASEVAAIAHNPRSNMNNQVGYAPIGSFLKASATSPASSSLKPQASSLLLGTDGIGSDMLTEAGAAWFKSRDARAGLSPTDIVGMLAQSARTAGRLLDRTLGRLEPGAAADVVVTDYIPSTPLTAENVAGHVLFALGPQHVHDVLIDGAWALRNRKPVSIEASHILHRAPTVAAELWKRMQAI
- a CDS encoding ELWxxDGT repeat protein — protein: MTHQRTIFRPHCNQLLNSLIVGVVVIIPAFLSSAAEPFRVADIRNAAGPATSETSFLGEFVEGDAGQFFFVCDGPDGVELYKSDGMPEGTTLIRDVRPGPEGSYPHDLLVIDGELYFAANDGIHGEALWKSDGTAAGTVVVRAFVLFDSTCFVRSLTNIGSTLLFVANEEETGQELWQSDGTPEGTEIVKDIRLGPFGSGPEHFFVFNDTLYFAADDGTHGIEFWRSDGTGSGTQMLADIQPGPMDSDPHDFTEVNGTLYFVADDGMHGLQLWRTNGAESDTLMLTSSLPGVVVSNPRQFVPWNEELFFIADVSTISHEDDQLWKTDGTVSGTTMVQPLPWSNNHAHRIESVTPSEGYLFFAAERIFSDYRNLWRTDGTSSGTQEVPINLPLHEGYNPIGLKAWGETVYFSAGGWELFKSNGTGTQLVKDIRPGSLPSLPTPLFLFGEKLIFGANNGTIGRELWTSDGTESGTVMVKDIRAGAASSAPRMFQERNSMFLFEAKLATGDLQLWRTDGTETGTRLVHDIQPAFSHSSPHSITGAGDDVLFAATDNADQTELWKSDGHVTQRVMPAGSPPWSPRYLASHRKAAYFAAGGPGGVELWKSDGSQTGTLQVKDVNPSGDSLPEYFTVLGEEVYFRAYTERHYSLWKTDGTEAGTQPAVDIWANSDSSLSEVAAANGILFLAADDGLHGLELWRSDGTPEGTTMILDIVPGSDGAEVERLTGVGDRVFFTAASDDFGAELWVSDGTSAGTRLVRDIRPGPLGSRPHDLAAVGNVCFFAANDGIHGIELWRSDGTPEGTLMVRDIAAGEDSSHLGSIVQIPGLSLALLAAYDADHGVELWRSDGTEAGTYQMADLAPGPASSNPTGLAVSGDLLFFQANDQVSGRELWALNTKDIDADGLANGNDNCPLHANPLQQDMDSDGIGNFCDPCPERMTGDVSGDDSISVADIEPLSAILIDPDAADVEDLCPADVNRDGKVDGGDIAAFTACLLGGACP
- a CDS encoding NADPH-dependent assimilatory sulfite reductase hemoprotein subunit; translation: MAETKGTKESKVEGFKRASRHLRGTIRETLAGPATHFDETEATLLKFHGTYQQDDRDQRRELRDSGQDKAHQFMVRMAIPGGVVSAEQYLALDEMADRHANGSLRVTTRQGFQLHGVLKTNLKATIAEINQTLLTTLSACGDVERNVMACPAPLDDPPHRLLREIASQIAKELRPASRAYHEIWLDEEEVTSTQDEEPFYGDTYLPRKFKTGIALDSDNCVDIYNYDCGLIAIVEGGHVVGFNVLVGGGMGMTHGKADTMAALAQPLGFIAPEHAVEAVKTVAAIFRDHGNRADRRHSRLKYLLAEWGIDRFAEEFRRRVSWTLVPSRPLPPPSFHDHLGRHPQGGGKWFYGIFIENGRIIDRDGVRMKSALREMIAKHRPGIRLSPHQNLLLTDLDEAAISDVEQSMQANGVKPVEQLSAARRFSMACPALPTCGLAMAESERLMRSVVDRFEAELTSLGLRDAPITLRMTGCPNGCARPYTADIAFVGRKPDVYHVYVGGGMPGDRVADLFAADVPTDELVQVLHPLLASWSRQRRGDESLSDFYQRLTDRPARRVSITGSEQPTVKTISLQVLP